From one Eucalyptus grandis isolate ANBG69807.140 chromosome 9, ASM1654582v1, whole genome shotgun sequence genomic stretch:
- the LOC104419710 gene encoding heavy metal-associated isoprenylated plant protein 43, producing MVKKTALKVSIPCEKCKKKLLKAISTLEGVDKIEVDSSKGMLTVTGDVDPYDVILQARKAGKYAEVVSIGPPPPPPKQDGQKKQEEKKPAEKKPEEKKPEATATHIHSPYDCPICWQMAIVHAPRWEEPDPSCSIM from the exons ATGGTGAAGAAGACAGCCTTGAAGGTTAGTATCCCATGCGAGAAATGCAAGAAGAAGCTCCTCAAAGCAATCTCTACATTAGAAG GGGTAGATAAAATCGAAGTGGACTCCTCCAAGGGAATGTTGACGGTGACGGGCGACGTGGACCCTTACGATGTCATACTCCAGGCAAGAAAAGCGGGCAAATACGCTGAGGTCGTGAGCATCgggcctcctcctccgccgcctaAGCAAGACGGccagaagaagcaagaagagaAGAAGCCTGCGGAGAAGAAGCCCGAGGAGAAGAAGCCCGAGGCGACGGCGACCCATATCCACAGTCCCTACGATTGCCCCATCTGCTGGCAAATGGCGATCGTCCATGCGCCGAGATGGGAAGAGCCCGATCCGTCCTGCTCCATCATGTGA
- the LOC104419711 gene encoding S-adenosyl-L-methionine:benzoic acid/salicylic acid carboxyl methyltransferase 3, protein MDVEKVFHMTGGVGNTSYAKNSSLQKKASDMVKSIAMEAVQQVYLSLMPESIGIADLGCSSGPNTLSLIRDVIEVVEGTSHRVTSPTPEFRVYLNDLPTNDFNSIFKALPDFHRELREARRREGGLCHPPLYMAAHPGSFYGRLFPNKCLHFVYSSYSLHWLSRVPPALYRENREPINKGTIYISESSPPFVAEAYLRQFQEDFTSFLRLRSEELVPGGRMVLILLGRRGPHHFDRGNSFFWELLARSVSMLVAKGEVEEEKLDSYDVHFYAPSKDEMEHEIEREGSFRLDRFEMFELEREEKDGESYGTAVATTVRAVQESMISHHFGEGIVDSLFENYARVLDEEAAREEIRPVTFLLALTKS, encoded by the exons ATGGATGTGGAGAAGGTCTTTCACATGACAGGAGGTGTTGGCAACACTAGCTATGCCAAGAACTCTTCCcttcag AAGAAGGCATCTGATATGGTGAAGAGCATAGCCATGGAAGCGGTCCAACAAGTGTACCTGAGTCTCATGCCAGAGAGCATTGGAATAGCTGACTTGGGGTGTTCCTCAGGACCCAACACACTGTCCCTCATCAGGGATGTGATTGAGGTAGTGGAAGGGACAAGCCACAGGGTCACGAGTCCAACCCCAGAGTTCAGGGTCTACCTCAATGACCTCCCCACCAATGACTTCAACTCCATCTTCAAGGCCTTGCCAGATTTCCACAGAGAGCTCAGGGAGGCAAGAAGGAGAGAGGGCGGGCTATGTCATCCTCCTCTGTACATGGCAGCTCATCCTGGGTCCTTTTATGGGAGGCTTTTTCCCAACAAATGCTTGCACTTTGTCTATTCATCCTACAGTTTGCACTGGCTGTCAAGG GTCCCTCCAGCACTCTATCGTGAGAACAGAGAACCAATCAACAAGGGCACTATCTACATCTCTGAGTCCAGCCCTCCCTTTGTAGCCGAGGCTTACTTGCGGCAGTTCCAAGAGGACTTCACATCATTCCTCCGCTTGAGATCTGAAGAGCTGGTGCCTGGAGGCAGAATGGTGCTGATCTTGCTGGGCAGGAGGGGCCCACACCATTTTGATAGAGGCAACTCTTTCTTCTGGGAGCTTCTCGCAAGAAGCGTCTCCATGTTAGTTGCAAAG GGGGAAGTGGAAGAAGAGAAGCTGGATTCCTATGATGTGCACTTCTATGCGCCTTCCAAGGATGAAATGGAGCAcgagatcgagagagaggggTCGTTCCGATTGGATCGCTTCGAGATGTTTGAACTTGAGAGGGAGGAGAAAGATGGGGAAAGCTACGGAACAGCAGTGGCGACCACGGTCAGGGCCGTCCAAGAGTCCATGATCTCTCACCACTTTGGTGAAGGAATTGTGGACAGCCTGTTTGAGAATTATGCACGAGTTCTAGATGAAGAAGCGGCCAGAGAAGAAATTAGGCCTGTCACTTTCCTCTTGGCTCTCACGAAATCATGA